Part of the bacterium genome is shown below.
GGTGGGTTTTCTTCTACAAACAGATTGCTCCTCTGGAGCAAATTTAATAAGCAAAAGATGGCAGAAAATGAAGTAAAGCAATGCCTGTGACCATAGATATAGCTTTAACTCCTACGCAACGCTCTCCTTTTAGAATCGCAGATTGGGGCAAAAATTTTGTTGACAAAGAATAAAATTTTTGCTAAAATACCTCATGAACCTTTAGATTATCTGCCTGAAGGTACGTATGAAAAGACAGTTATTGATTATCCAGAGGCGTAACCGTTCAGGATATAACCACAGAGTCACAGAGAACACAGAGGGAATATATAACCACGAATGAACACAAATACAAAAAGATTTGTAGTGCGAGGCTTTAGCCTCGCTTCTGACTACATTTATAGGATGTCAGAGGTTAATTCGTGTGCATTTGTGGCTAATTTCCTTAATTCTCTGTGAACTCTGTGCCTCTGTGGCTGAACGCTTACCCAGAGGCATAGTTTGATAATTTTCCAAATCTACCAACTCATCAATTTAAAACATTGAAAAGATGCGCCCAGGGTGCTTATGCTACCACAAGGAGAAGGATTAATTCCTTACTGTTATCTAAATGAGGAGTGAATCATGAAAAAATTACCAATAGGTATTCAGACATTTGAAAAGATAACCAATGAGAACTACTGTTATGTAGATAAGACAGAGATAATATATAGTCTTATAAACAGTGGGACTTACTTTTTCTTATCCCGTCCGAGAAGATTTGGTAAGTCATTGTTGATAGATACGATAAAGGATTTATTTGAGGGTAAGGGAGAATTATTTAAGGGTTTATGGATAGAAGATAAATGGGATTTTAATCAGAATTATCCTATGATAAAGATAGATTTTAGTAACCAAAAAGCTACCTCCGGGAAAGAACTTTCATCCTTTATCTTAAATCAGTTAAGATATATAGCCTCAAGTAATAATTTATCCCTTGAAACAACAACATATTATGAAGAATTTGAGGAACTAATAAGAAAATTATTTGCAACAAAAAACAGGGTGGTTATACTGATAGATGAGTACGATAAACCTATTTTAGATAACATAGAAAATCCCGAACTTGCAAAAGAAATGAGAGAAATACTCAAAGGCTTTTATACTATATTAAAAGGAACTGATGCATATATCAAATTTGTGATGCTGACAGGTGTGAGTAAATTTTCTAAGGTATCTTTATTCTCGGGACTAAATAACCTGATGGATATAACATTAGACGAGCGATTTGCAACGATATGTGGTTACACTCAGAATGATTTAGAGACAGTATTTAAGGAATACCTGGTGAATGTAAACATGGAGAAAGTGAAATTGTGGTATAATGGATATTCCTGGCTTGGTGAGAGTATGTATAATCCATTCGATATACTTTTGTTTTTAGATAAGCCAGGTAAAGAGTATAAAAATTACTGGTTTGAGACCGGCAGTCCGACATTTTTATTAAAATTGTTAAAGGAGAGAAAATATTACATCCCAGAGATGGAGGAGATAAAAGGAGGGGAGGAATTGATAGGTGCATTTGATGTTGACTTTATAGAACCGGCGGCATTGCTGTTTCAAACAGGGTATCTGACGATAAAAGAGAAAAAGAACTTAGGCGATAATATCTACTATACACTTTCCTATCCTAATCTTGAGGTAAAAAAGAGCCTGAATGAATATGTTGCAAACTATTTTGTTTTTAATGCTGGGATGTATCAGCGAGTGAGGATAGAGATATATGAATCAATAGACAGAATGGCTTTTGACTCGTTACAAGAGATATTTTTCAGACTTTTTGCCGGAATTCCTTATGAATGGTATATAAAGAATGAATTAGACAAATATGAGGGGTATTATGCCTCCATATTTTATGCAGTATTTGCCTCCCTGGGGTATGATTTAGAAGTAGAAGACTCTACTAATCAAGGCAGAATAGATATGGCAATAAAAACTAATAAGGCAATAATAATATTTGAATTTAAGGTA
Proteins encoded:
- a CDS encoding AAA family ATPase — encoded protein: MKKLPIGIQTFEKITNENYCYVDKTEIIYSLINSGTYFFLSRPRRFGKSLLIDTIKDLFEGKGELFKGLWIEDKWDFNQNYPMIKIDFSNQKATSGKELSSFILNQLRYIASSNNLSLETTTYYEEFEELIRKLFATKNRVVILIDEYDKPILDNIENPELAKEMREILKGFYTILKGTDAYIKFVMLTGVSKFSKVSLFSGLNNLMDITLDERFATICGYTQNDLETVFKEYLVNVNMEKVKLWYNGYSWLGESMYNPFDILLFLDKPGKEYKNYWFETGSPTFLLKLLKERKYYIPEMEEIKGGEELIGAFDVDFIEPAALLFQTGYLTIKEKKNLGDNIYYTLSYPNLEVKKSLNEYVANYFVFNAGMYQRVRIEIYESIDRMAFDSLQEIFFRLFAGIPYEWYIKNELDKYEGYYASIFYAVFASLGYDLEVEDSTNQGRIDMAIKTNKAIIIFEFKVVEDKGDKNTALEQIKNKRYYEKYLKVNRSVYLCGIEFSCVEKNIVRFDWELVKGPTPLVAKKVSCKI